GGTCGAGCACACCGCCATGCCCAGGGATGAGCGACGACGAGTCCTTGACGCCGGCATCGCGCTTGAACATCGACTCCATCAGGTCTCCGATCGGGCCAATCGCGCCGATAAACAACCCAATCGGCAGTGCGCGTCCGTCAGGACAGCCGGAGATAAACGCCGAACAGCCCCATGCGGCCAGCACGCTGCCGGCAACACCGACCAGATACCCTTCCCAGGTCTTTTTCGGACTGATGCGGGCAAAGAACTTGCGGCCAAAAATCTTTCCACCAAGCCCCCGGCCTCCGAAATAGGCGAAAATATCAGCCGCCCAGACGCACATGAAAAGCAGCAATACCAGCGACTCACCACTCCCCATGCCGCTGGTCGTTTCGGCAAGCCGAAGCCGGAGCAGCGAGCCGAAGCACAGATTGACGTAAAGCAACCCGACCAGCGTCGAGCCGATATTCATCAACTGGGAACCTTGGGTTCGCCAAAGTTCGATCACCTGAAGAGCCATGACGGCGACCAGCACCGCCTCCCAGTAATCGACAATGCGGAAATAGAAATTGAGCTGCAGAAGCGCGGTCAGCGGCAGCAGCACGAGAAGCGATACCGGATGGGCATGGTGAACCGCCAGACGCCGGAACTCGGCAGTGGCCATGAGACTGAGCGCGAGCACCAGCGAAAAGAAAAAAAGCCCGCCCTGGATGTTGAGCCAGAGCAGCAGCGGAATGCCTACGATGGCCACCGCCACCCGCTGAAAAAGATTGCTTTGCGTCAGTGAAGACATAGATCAGACCTGTATCATAAACGCCCGCCGGGCATTGATTTTTCGGCATGTGCGGATGCCGGTTTTTCAGGAAAATAGCGGATCAGCAACGAAAAAATAAACAGCGACACCACAACCAGCACCCACCACGGCCACAGCAAAATGGGCGATGACGCCACCACTTCACCGGCTTGACCAGTCTGCCCGCCGCCCAGATGCAACAACACCAGCGCCGCAAGGTTGTTGGCGCCATGAGCAACTGCAGGAACCAGCAGATTGTCCGTCTTCAGGTAGAGATACCCGATATACCACCCGAGCAACGTCAGCGGCAGCAAATTGAACAACTCCAGGTGAAAAAGCGCGAACACCAGCCCGCTGAAAAGAACTGCATAAAGAGGCTTGATGTTCAGCGCAAGGCTTTTCTGAATGTATCCCCTGAACAACAGCTCTTCGCAAATCGAAGGCGTCAGCACAAAAACCAGCAACGCGCCCAGCAGGCTTGCGGGTGACGTATCTCCGGCAAGCGACCTAATGAGCCGATCGAGCTGCTCCTGGCTCTTCAGCAGCGCCTGCCCGATTTCGCCAAGCATCGGCAACAAACGAACCTGGACCTCCACGATACTGTAAAGAAAGGGCTGCAGCAACAGCATGCCGAGCCCGCCGACAAGCGCCGAACGCAAGCCACCGCCCTTGCCAACGCCCAGCCACCGGAGGTTGACCCGCCCGAACGGAGTGCCGCCACTCAATCGGCTAGCCAGCAGAAGCACCGGAAGCCCGAGCGCCAGGATCTGACCGATCGCCTGAGCCAGAAGCATTCGTTGCAGCAACGGTGCTGACTGGCCACGCAACACGGGCTCAAGCGACTGGCCACCGAGTGCCAGAAAACTTAATACGCCACCAGCCAGCAGGTACCCTGCCAGAATACCAACCAACACCAGAACTGTCTTGAACAGCGTCGGCCGCACGGCAGAGTTCGGATTGTCAATGGGACTCATGAACTACGTTGTGCCAATTGAAAATCGAGTTACAGAAAATACTGATCGACGCAAGACGAGTGACTCAACGACACGCGCTGTGGTCACTCTTCGCGCCCAGCGTACAATAATAAACTAACATGCAACGCTTTTTCATCCGAAAATTCAGGGCTTTTTTACCAAAAAAGCGATTACTGTTTATTTTAGTAAACGAAAAACCTGCCACATGCCCCATCAGGAGTAATCGCAGGTATCCCGGCCGGATTCCCGTAATCGCCCGGCGAAACCGGGCCTCATCCAGCATTTTTTGTGAAAATACTTGTTACCGGCACGGCCGGATTCATCGGCTTCCACCTTGCCGAACGCCTTGCTCAGAGAGGCGACGAAGTGGTCGGTCTCGACAACATCAACGACTATTACGACCAGAACGTCAAGTACGGACGGCTCGCATTCTCAGGCATAGACCGCGATGCCATCGAAGAGGGCAAACTCGTTACCTCGACAAAGTATCCGAACTACCGCTTTATCAAGCTCGATCTCGAAGACAAGGCCGCAATTGACGCGCTGTTCGCCGCCGAGCAGTTCGACGCAGTCTGCAACCTTGCGGCACAGGCCGGGGTGCGCTACTCGCTGACCAACCCCGACGCCTACATCAAGTCGAACATCACCGGCTTCATCAATCTGCTCGAAGCATGCCGCCACAACAAGGTCGGCAACCTCAGCTACGCATCGAGCTCGTCGGTGTACGGCCTGAACGAACGCCAGCCTTTTTCGGTGCACCACAATGTCGATCACCCGGTGAGCCTGTACGCGGCCAGCAAGAAGTCCAACGAGCTGATGGCGCACACCTACAGCCACCTGTTCGGCATCCCGACCACCGGCCTGCGCTTCTTCACGGTCTACGGGCCGTGGGGACGGCCAGACATGGCGCTGTTCCTGTTCACCAAAGCCGCGCTCGAAGGCCGCCCGATCGACGTCTTCAACTACGGCAATATGCAGCGCGACTTCACCTACATCGATGACATCATCGAAGGCGTGGTACGCGTTATCGACAATCCGGCCAAATCGAATCCAAACTGGAGTGGCCAGAACCCCGATCCCGGCACTTCGTCGGCCCCGTACCGCGTTTACAACATCGGCAACAACGAGCCGGTCAGGCTGTTGGATTTCATCGAGGCCATTGAAAAAGCGCTCGGCAAAACCATCGAAAAGAACATGCTGCCAATCCAGCCGGGCGACGTTCCCTCGACCTACGCCGACGTCACCGACCTGGTCGAAGAGCTTGGCTACAGACCTGCCACACCGGTTCAGGAGGGCATCAACCGCTTCGTTGCCTGGTACCGTGAATTCTTCAACGTCTGAGGCGCTGGAGATGGGCATCGACGGCCGACTGTAAACCATGAACATTCTCTTTATCAACTCGGCAAGAACCTGGGGAGGAACCGAGAAATGGACCTCCATGGCAGCTCATGCTCTTGCTGAAAGCGAGAATACTTTTCTGGTTTACCGCCGGGAAATCGTAGGAGAGCGCTTCACGATCCCGAAATTTCAACTGCCATGCCTGAGCCATGTCGATCCGTACACGATCATGCAGGTCATCAGAATCATCCGGCAACACCGCATCGATGTCGTCATCCCGACCAAACGCAAGGATTATATGATTGCCGGTATCGCATCGAAAGTGTGCGGCATCACGAACATCCTCCGACTCGGAATCGACCGGACGCCGACGAGCTTCTGGTTTCACCGGCTCATGTACGGCACCCTCGCGGATGGCATCATCGTGAACGCCCGCAGAATCAAGGAAAGTCTCTCAAAGGCGACCTGGCTTGATTCCGACAAAATCAGAGTCATCTACAACGGAATCGATACAACCGCTATCGACCGACAGTTCCCGGACGGACTGCCCGACAAACCGACAGGATTCACGGTGTGCTCGATGGGCATTCTGACCCGGCGCAAGGGATTTGATTTTCTGATGGAGGGCTTTGCGCGATTCCTTGAACGTTCCGGAGCACAGGACGCGGAGCTCGTCATCATCGGCAGCGGGCCTGAACAGGCCGCCCTCGAAGCCCTTGCCGACGAACTCGGCATTTCCGGCATCACCAGATTCACGGGATTTCTCCGCAATCCCCTGTCCGAGCTGGCCCGCAGCCATCTGTTCGCGATGGTCTCGAAAAACGAGGGCATTGCCAACGCGCTGCTCGAAGGCATGTACCTCGGCAACGCCCCGGTCAGCACCAGAGCCGGCGGTTCAGAAGAAGCCATCGATCACGGCGTCAACGGCTATCTGCTCGACTACGGAGACGTCGAGACACTGGCCGACACCCTTGTAGAGCTGTATCAATCACCGCAGCTCCGGGAAACCATCGCACGGCGGGCCAGAGAACGGGTCATCAAGCAGTTTGCATTGGAGCGGATGAGCCGTGAAGTCATCGATTTCTGCAAGTCGCGACAAAAAAGGTAAGCCGATATTTTTGTAGATTGGCTTCACATGTTGTCATCTCCAACCACAACCCCAGACCCAACAGCAGCAGCACACCTGCTCCGGACGCATGAATTTTCTCTTTCTTAATTCCGCGCGCCGTGGATGGGGCGGCAATGAAAAGTGGACCAAAATGGCTGCAGAAGCCCTTGGCGCCAGGCATGAGGTCATGCTCGCGTACCGCGATCCGGCAATAGGTGATCGAATTGACGTTGAAAAAGTCCGCCTCCCTTTCCGCTGGGAGTTCGATCCGACCACACTTTCCAGCCTGGTCAGGCTCGTCCGTCAAAAGAAGATCGATATCCTGATTCCGACCAAACGTAAGGATTACGTGATTGCCGGTCTTGTCTGCCGCCTTACCGGAGCAACCAACATCCTCCGGCTCGGTATTGACCGCCCACCAAAAAACACCTGGATTCAGCGGCTGATCTTCGGTACGCTGACGGATGGCGTCATCATCAATGCAGAAAAAATTCGCCAGACACTTGCCCAATCCTCATGGTTCGACACCGGCAAGGTACGGGTGATCTACAATGGAGTCGACAGGGAACGACTGGAACTGGACTCCGGCAATCCTTATGAAAAGCCCTTTCCATTCACGATCGGCGCTGCCGGGGCGCTCATCCCGCGCAAAGGATTCGACTTCCTCATTCGCGCGTTCGCCCGATTTACCAGTGGCAACCAAAGTGCGACCGACAGCGGGCTCGTCATTGCAGGAGCGGGGCCAGAGCGGGATTCACTCGAAAAGCTCGCTACCGATCTCGGAGTTGCTAACCGGGTGCGTTTTACCGGACATCTCAACAACCCCTACCCCATGATGCGCGCCTGCAATCTGTTTGTCTCGGCCTCGCAATCGGAAGGCTTGGCGAATGTGCTGCTCGAAAGCATGGCGCTCCGTTGCGTCCCTATCAGCACTCTCTCAGGTGGGGCCGATGAGCTGATCGAGGATGGAAAAAACGGCTTTCTCGTGCAGTACGGTGACGAAGAGCAGCTCGCGGGAATCTTCGACAAATTGTACAGGAACCGCGATCAGGCCGATGTTCTTGCCGCGAATGCACAGCGGACGATTATGAAGCGCTTCTCCATTGAACGGATGCGCACCGACTTGCTAAAATTCTGCTCGGAAACCCTCGATCGAAAAAAAGCCTCATGAACGTACTCTTCATCAACTCCATCGGCAAAGACAAATTCGGCGGTGGTGAAAAGTGGATGGTCAATGCCGCAAAAGGGCTGACTGAGCGGGGGCATAACGTCGTAATGGCCAGCAGGAAAAACTCCCGCCTCCTGAAATATGCGGCTGAAAAGGGCGTTCAGACCAAAGTCATGACTATCCGGGGCGACATCAGCCCTTTGGCGACGCTGAAAATCGCCTCGTGGATGAAGCAACACGAAACGGATGTGCTGATCTGCAACCTCAACAAGGATGTCCGCGTGGCTGGCCTTGCCGCCCGTCTCGTCGGCAGACCGGTGGTGCTGGCGCGCCACGGCATGCTGCTGTGCAGCCGGAAATGGAAACACAAGCTCACCCTCACCAGACTGACCGACGGCATCATCACCAACAGCCAGACCATCAGAAAAGCCTATGCTGAGTATGGCTGGTTCAGCGAAAACTTCGTCAAGGTGATCTACAACGGCCTGATTATTCCCGAAAAGGTCACAGCATTCGATTTCGCCTCGCGCTTCCCCGGCAAAAAGATCATCTACAGCGCCGGACGCCTCTCCAAACAGAAAGGGTTCGAGTACCTGATTGAAGCGGCCGCCATCCTGAAACGCAAACGCAACGACCTCGTGTTCGCCATCTCGGGTGAAGGCAAACTTGAAAGCGAACTGAGCAACCAGATCAGGACGCTCGGTCTCGAAGACAGCTTCGTCTTACTCGGCTTCACGCCCGACATTTACCCGTGCCTGAAAGGGTGCGACCTGTTCGTGCTGGCCTCGCTGTTCGAAGGCATGCCCAACGTGGTCATGGAGGCGATGGCCATGCAGAAACCGGTCATAGCGACCGACGTGAACGGCGCACGCGAACTGATGGGAGCAAGCGCGGAAAGCCTGCGCTGCGACACGGGCCTCATCATCCCGCCGAAAGAGCCGCAAGCCATCGCCGAAGCCATCGAAAAGCTGATCGACAATCCTGAAGCTGCCGAAGCCTGCGGAAAGGCGGGCCATGAACGAGTGAAAAACAACTTCACCATGCAGGCGATGGTCAACAATCTCGAAGAGCACCTGCGCAACAAAATCGCTGAAAAACGCAGCACAGGTCAAGAGACAAAAACAGATCCTGCTTCGTAAAACCGCGCTATGCCCGGTAGGAGCCTACCTGCTGCCGATGCTGCCATTCGTAGGTTC
This portion of the Chlorobaculum parvum NCIB 8327 genome encodes:
- a CDS encoding CPBP family intramembrane glutamic endopeptidase codes for the protein MSPIDNPNSAVRPTLFKTVLVLVGILAGYLLAGGVLSFLALGGQSLEPVLRGQSAPLLQRMLLAQAIGQILALGLPVLLLASRLSGGTPFGRVNLRWLGVGKGGGLRSALVGGLGMLLLQPFLYSIVEVQVRLLPMLGEIGQALLKSQEQLDRLIRSLAGDTSPASLLGALLVFVLTPSICEELLFRGYIQKSLALNIKPLYAVLFSGLVFALFHLELFNLLPLTLLGWYIGYLYLKTDNLLVPAVAHGANNLAALVLLHLGGGQTGQAGEVVASSPILLWPWWVLVVVSLFIFSLLIRYFPEKPASAHAEKSMPGGRL
- a CDS encoding glycosyltransferase — its product is MNILFINSARTWGGTEKWTSMAAHALAESENTFLVYRREIVGERFTIPKFQLPCLSHVDPYTIMQVIRIIRQHRIDVVIPTKRKDYMIAGIASKVCGITNILRLGIDRTPTSFWFHRLMYGTLADGIIVNARRIKESLSKATWLDSDKIRVIYNGIDTTAIDRQFPDGLPDKPTGFTVCSMGILTRRKGFDFLMEGFARFLERSGAQDAELVIIGSGPEQAALEALADELGISGITRFTGFLRNPLSELARSHLFAMVSKNEGIANALLEGMYLGNAPVSTRAGGSEEAIDHGVNGYLLDYGDVETLADTLVELYQSPQLRETIARRARERVIKQFALERMSREVIDFCKSRQKR
- a CDS encoding glycosyltransferase, which codes for MNVLFINSIGKDKFGGGEKWMVNAAKGLTERGHNVVMASRKNSRLLKYAAEKGVQTKVMTIRGDISPLATLKIASWMKQHETDVLICNLNKDVRVAGLAARLVGRPVVLARHGMLLCSRKWKHKLTLTRLTDGIITNSQTIRKAYAEYGWFSENFVKVIYNGLIIPEKVTAFDFASRFPGKKIIYSAGRLSKQKGFEYLIEAAAILKRKRNDLVFAISGEGKLESELSNQIRTLGLEDSFVLLGFTPDIYPCLKGCDLFVLASLFEGMPNVVMEAMAMQKPVIATDVNGARELMGASAESLRCDTGLIIPPKEPQAIAEAIEKLIDNPEAAEACGKAGHERVKNNFTMQAMVNNLEEHLRNKIAEKRSTGQETKTDPAS
- a CDS encoding NAD-dependent epimerase, with protein sequence MKILVTGTAGFIGFHLAERLAQRGDEVVGLDNINDYYDQNVKYGRLAFSGIDRDAIEEGKLVTSTKYPNYRFIKLDLEDKAAIDALFAAEQFDAVCNLAAQAGVRYSLTNPDAYIKSNITGFINLLEACRHNKVGNLSYASSSSVYGLNERQPFSVHHNVDHPVSLYAASKKSNELMAHTYSHLFGIPTTGLRFFTVYGPWGRPDMALFLFTKAALEGRPIDVFNYGNMQRDFTYIDDIIEGVVRVIDNPAKSNPNWSGQNPDPGTSSAPYRVYNIGNNEPVRLLDFIEAIEKALGKTIEKNMLPIQPGDVPSTYADVTDLVEELGYRPATPVQEGINRFVAWYREFFNV
- a CDS encoding phosphatidate cytidylyltransferase — encoded protein: MSSLTQSNLFQRVAVAIVGIPLLLWLNIQGGLFFFSLVLALSLMATAEFRRLAVHHAHPVSLLVLLPLTALLQLNFYFRIVDYWEAVLVAVMALQVIELWRTQGSQLMNIGSTLVGLLYVNLCFGSLLRLRLAETTSGMGSGESLVLLLFMCVWAADIFAYFGGRGLGGKIFGRKFFARISPKKTWEGYLVGVAGSVLAAWGCSAFISGCPDGRALPIGLFIGAIGPIGDLMESMFKRDAGVKDSSSLIPGHGGVLDRFDTIMFMAPLLYLFVTYA
- a CDS encoding glycosyltransferase, translated to MNFLFLNSARRGWGGNEKWTKMAAEALGARHEVMLAYRDPAIGDRIDVEKVRLPFRWEFDPTTLSSLVRLVRQKKIDILIPTKRKDYVIAGLVCRLTGATNILRLGIDRPPKNTWIQRLIFGTLTDGVIINAEKIRQTLAQSSWFDTGKVRVIYNGVDRERLELDSGNPYEKPFPFTIGAAGALIPRKGFDFLIRAFARFTSGNQSATDSGLVIAGAGPERDSLEKLATDLGVANRVRFTGHLNNPYPMMRACNLFVSASQSEGLANVLLESMALRCVPISTLSGGADELIEDGKNGFLVQYGDEEQLAGIFDKLYRNRDQADVLAANAQRTIMKRFSIERMRTDLLKFCSETLDRKKAS